The following are encoded together in the Daucus carota subsp. sativus chromosome 5, DH1 v3.0, whole genome shotgun sequence genome:
- the LOC108220679 gene encoding nuclear transcription factor Y subunit B-3, translated as MADSDNESGGHNGGEMMSAREQDRFLPIANVSRIMKKALPANAKISKDAKETVQECVSEFISFVTGEASDKCQREKRKTINGDDLLWAMTTLGFEEYVEPLKVYLAKYREMEGEKTNIAGGDSGSGGLQSPASVGAHTSGFQYQSHYNNNIGGGNININMNNSGNNNNHNNNQGHVYGGGGFHQMGSGAGGRQR; from the coding sequence ATGGCGGATTCCGATAACGAGTCCGGCGGACACAACGGCGGCGAGATGATGTCGGCGCGGGAGCAAGACCGGTTCTTGCCGATCGCTAACGTGAGCCGGATTATGAAGAAGGCGCTGCCGGCGAACGCGAAAATCTCGAAGGACGCGAAGGAGACGGTGCAGGAATGCGTCTCGGAGTTCATCAGCTTCGTCACCGGCGAGGCCTCCGACAAGTGCCAGCGAGAAAAGCGGAAGACGATCAACGGCGACGATTTGCTCTGGGCGATGACGACGCTAGGCTTCGAAGAGTACGTGGAGCCGCTCAAAGTGTACCTCGCCAAGTACAGAGAGATGGAGGGCGAGAAAACGAACATCGCCGGCGGAGATTCCGGCTCCGGCGGTTTGCAGAGTCCGGCGAGTGTTGGGGCCCACACGAGCGGCTTTCAGTATCAGAgtcattataataataatattggcGGTGGgaatattaatattaacatGAATAACAgtggtaataataataatcataataataatcAGGGACACGTGTACGGTGGAGGTGGGTTTCATCAAATGGGGAGTGGAGCTGGTGGGAGGCAAAGGTAG
- the LOC108223571 gene encoding uncharacterized protein LOC108223571 produces the protein MFQGSVLNKLSQNGDDCYVFFRVDVFPESTGLCEYQIACQLFNKSELNLKFLHANNGGVLGGLFGTRHRSSLSPIRPKEASSNRSPLFNIFPKSNDGRLGDTVVQRNHQSFLNPNLPHTDSSNHSSVLYNSPQFTSTGSSCLSNISPEGTLIKQDSNGTGAATYSMLEDWTGMDREKAKEYIISCQ, from the exons ATGTTTCAAG GCTCTGTGCTCAATAAACTATCGCAGAATGGTGATG ACTGCTATGTTTTCTTTAGAGTCGATGTTTTTCCAGAATCAACAGGCCTCTGTGAATACCAAATCGCATGTCAGCTCTTTAACAAATCGGA GCTCAATCTAAAATTTCTCCACGCAAACAATGGTGGTGTATTAG GTGGCCTATTTGGAACAAGGCACAGATCTTCTCTCAGTCCTATACGCCCGAAAGAGGCTTCATCGAACCGAA GCCCTCTTTTCAATATCTTCCCCAAGTCTAATGATGGTCGATTAGGTG ATACGGTGGTCCAAAGGAATCACCAATCTTTTCTCAATCCAAATCTTCCTCACACTGATTCATCAAATCACA GTTCTGTGTTATACAACTCTCCCCAGTTTACCTCCACTGGATCAAGTTGTTTGTCAAATATTTCACCCGAAGGCACTCTAATAAAGCAGGATAGCAACGGAACTGGAG CGGCCACCTATTCCATGCTGGAAGATTGGACTGGTATGGATAGAGAGAAAGCCAAGGAATACATAATAAGCTGTCAG TGA